A genomic window from Silene latifolia isolate original U9 population chromosome Y, ASM4854445v1, whole genome shotgun sequence includes:
- the LOC141627532 gene encoding uncharacterized protein LOC141627532, producing the protein MILSSWNIRGLNDPLKQQEVLNFLLGHHVDCGAVLETHIKRDKASQIAKKIFSNFSRLDNYDEHYNGRIWILWNPRTVLANILAVGAQFLHLSLLHLVTGKVYYITVVYAFNVASDRRDLWRALEQLSGSVDGPWVCMGDFNVVLNSGERKGSIHQNLAEMKEFSDCLDECQLVDHPATGCFYTWSNKAERMAKLDRAVVNQAWIGSVSSTVSFLPAGVSDLTPILLDIPNDVSISRPFKYLNCWSSSVAFHHQVTLVWGKQYYGRRINILFQKLRALRAPLKQLHKDSFSHLDRRVTEARNALLACQSSILQTGETTGSFSEKRSSLDDFKCLGAA; encoded by the coding sequence ATGATTCTCTCATCTTGGAACATAAGGGGGCTAAATGACCCCCTTAAGCAGCAGGAGGTGTTAAACTTCCTGTTAGGACACCATGTGGATTGTGGAGCTGTCCTGGAGACTCACATTAAACGAGATAAAGCTTCCCAGATTGCTAAGAAAATTTTTAGCAATTTTAGTAGGTTGGATAATTACGATGAGCATTATAATGGGCGTATTTGGATCTTATGGAACCCTAGAACTGTTTTGGCTAATATTTTGGCTGTGGGTGCCCAGTTTTTGCATTTATCTCTTCTTCATCTGGTTACAGGCAAGGTGTACTACATTACTGTTGTGTATGCCTTTAATGTAGCTTCAGATAGGAGGGATTTGTGGCGAGCCTTGGAGCAGCTTAGTGGTTCTGTGGATGGACCTTGGGTGTGTATGGGTGACTTTAATGTGGTTCTTAATTCTGGTGAGAGGAAAGGCAGCATTCATCAGAATCTTGCTGAAATGAAAGAGTTCTCTGACTGTTTAGATGAATGTCAGTTGGTGGATCACCCTGCTACGGGGTGTTTCTATACTTGGTCTAATAAAGCTGAGAGGATGGCTAAATTAGACAGAGCTGTGGTAAACCAGGCTTGGATAGGGTCTGTATCCTCTACTGTATCCTTCCTCCCGGCTGGTGTTTCTGATCTTACGCCTATTCTGTTGGATATCCCTAATGATGTTAGCATCTCCAGGCCTTTCAAATATCTTAATTGTTGGTCTTCTTCAGTGGCTTTCCATCATCAGGTTACTTTGGTTTGGGGGAAACAATACTATGGTAGGCGGATAAATATCCTGTTCCAAAAGCTCAGAGCTCTTAGAGCCCCCCTCAAACAGCTACATAAGGATAGTTTCTCTCATCTGGACAGACGAGTTACTGAGGCCAGGAATGCTTTACTGGCCTGTCAATCCTCTATCCTGCAGACTGGGGAAACCACAGGCTCTTTCAGCGAGAAAAGAAGCTCTCTCGATGACTTCAAGTGCCTCGGAGCTGCTTGA